A window from Citrus sinensis cultivar Valencia sweet orange chromosome 3, DVS_A1.0, whole genome shotgun sequence encodes these proteins:
- the LOC107174224 gene encoding putative 12-oxophytodienoate reductase 11 isoform X2 translates to MGNRAEEAKQNQEENNGNMAIETPIIPLVTPYNMGSLNLSHRVVLAPLTRQRSYNNVPQPHAILYYSQRTTKGGLLIAEATGVSDTAQGYPDTPGIWTKEQVEAWKPIVDAVHAKGGIFFCQIGHVGRVSNQDYQPNGQAPISCTDKPLTHQIRTNGVDIAQFTPPRRLMTYEIPQIVNDFRLAARNAIEAGFDGIELHGAHGFLIDQFMKDQVNDRTDQYGGSLENRCRFALEIVEAVSNEIGADRVGIRLSPFANYMESGDSNPEALGLYMAESLNKYGILYCHMVEPRMKTVGEKSECPHSLLPPMRKAFKGTFLVAGGYDREDGNKAIAEGRADLVVYGRLFLANPDLPRRFEFNAPLNKYNRETFYVSDPVVGYTDYPFLNTSSYVTKKKH, encoded by the exons ATGGGAAACAGAGCAGAGGAGGCTAAGCAAAATCAAGAAGAGAACAACGGTAACATGGCCATTGAAACTCCCATCATCCCTCTTGTCACTCCTTACAATATGGGCAGTCTCAATCTTTCTCATAG AGTTGTTTTAGCACCATTGACTAGACAGAGATCATACAACAATGTTCCTCAGCCACATGCCATTTTGTATTACTCTCAAAGAACCACCAAAGGGGGTTTGCTTATAGCCGAAGCCACTGGAGTTTCCGACACTGCTCAAGG GTATCCAGATACACCTGGTATCTGGACAAAGGAGCAAGTTGAAGCATGGAAACCGATTGTAGATGCTGTTCATGCCAAAGGTGGGATCTTCTTTTGTCAGATTGGGCACGTTGGCAGGGTTTCAAATCAAG ATTATCAGCCAAATGGTCAAGCTCCAATTTCCTGTACAGACAAGCCATTGACACATCAAATCCGCACTAATGGTGTTGATATTGCACAATTCACTCCTCCAAGGCGGCTAATGACATATGAAATCCCTCAAATTGTGAATGATTTCAGGCTTGCTGCAAGAAATGCAATTGAGGCTg GTTTCGATGGCATTGAGCTCCACGGTGCACATGGCTTCCTAATTGACCAATTTATGAAGGATCAAGTGAATGATCGAACAGACCAGTATGGAGGATCCTTAGAGAACCGTTGCCGTTTTGCTTTAGAAATAGTTGAAGCTGTTTCCAATGAAATAGGGGCAGATAGGGTTGGGATAAGACTATCTCCGTTTGCAAACTATATGGAATCAGGAGACTCTAACCCAGAAGCTTTAGGTCTTTACATGGCAGAATCCTTGAACAAATATGGTATCCTCTATTGTCACATGGTTGAGCCGAGGATGAAAACAGTTGGAGAAAAATCTGAATGTCCTCACAGTTTGCTGCCCCCCATGAGAAAGGCTTTCAAGGGTACTTTTCTTGTCGCTGGGGGTTATGACAGGGAAGATGGAAACAAAGCTATTGCTGAAGGCCGTGCAGATCTTGTTGTTTATGGTCGCTTGTTCTTGGCTAATCCAGATTTACCCAGGAGATTTGAGTTCAATGCCCCCCTCAATAAGTACAACAGAGAAACATTCTATGTTTCCGATCCTGTTGTTGGTTACACGGATTATCCCTTTCTCAACACCTCTTCTTATGTTACCAAGAAAAAGCATTAG
- the LOC102623640 gene encoding uncharacterized protein LOC102623640 codes for MGFLLLSSWFLIVLVLQILFVQNLAADSLLKTHGLISKNRYVSAIGDPGMKSANVRVALEAWNFCNEVGFEAPGMGSPRLADCADLFCTSLITDSLGCSRLDTGRKCEVHHKVNGSDNSLKTGDKFPAEGFQSFRNPDLFAAEKERYLASLCEVQGCAKRWYFWMFMLKNGNFDKNKTLCPENGKNVSKIITGRNFPCFGEGCMNQPLVYHNYSRLVCSGRQASLTGGFNGTYDLDADLSRGIGNNSFFSVSWKKNLSTGSWIFSHTLTTSAKYPWLMLYLRSDAVEGFNGGYHYSGRGIMTKLPESPNFKVKLTLDVKRGGGPNSQFYLLDIGSCWKNNGKLCDGDTLTDVTRYSEMIINPATTSWCRPDNLVSCPPYHVSPTGEIIYRNDTSRFPYSAYHLYCCPGNAEHLEKPYDICDPYSNPQAQELVQILPHPEWAVHGYPEKQGDGWVGDARTWVLDAGALSNRLYFYQDPGTERARRVWTSLNVGTEIYGSQNGETAEWTVSDFDVLIPKGDTYDSAY; via the exons atgGGTTTTCTGTTATTATCATCTTGGTTTCTTATTGTTCTTGTTCtgcaaatattatttgttCAGAACTTGGCTGCTGATTCTTTGTTAAAAACGCATGGGTTGATTTCAAAAAACAGATATGTATCAGCAATAGGGGATCCTGGAATGAAGAGTGCCAATGTGAGAGTTGCATTGGAAGCTTGGAATTTTTGCAATGAAGTCGGCTTTGAAGCTCCTGGAATGGGCAGTCCCAGGCTTGCTGACTGTGCTGATTTGTTCTGCACTTCTCTCATCActg ATTCCCTGGGTTGCAGCCGTCTTGATACTGGAAGAAAATGTGAGGTACATCACAAAGTGAATGGATCTGACAACAGCTTAAAGACTGGTGACAAGTTTCCTGCAGAAGGTTTTCAATCATTCAGAAATCCAGACCTGTTTGCTGCAGAAAAAGAACGCTATCTTGCTTCTCTCTGTGAGGTGCAAGGGTGTGCCAAACGATGGTATTTTTGGATGTTTATGCTAAAAAATGGAAACTTCGATAAAAACAAGACACTTTGTCCTGAAAATGGGAAAAATGTCAGCAAAATAATAACCGGCAGAAATTTTCCTTGTTTTGGCGAAGGGTGCATGAATCAACCACTTGTCTATCACAACTACTCAAGATTGGTTTGTTCTGGAAGGCAAGCATCTTTAACTGGAGGTTTCAATGGGACATATGACCTTGATGCTGACTTGAGCAGAGGTATAGGGAATAACTCATTCTTCTCAGTCTCCTGGAAGAAGAATCTGAGCACAGGGAGCTGGATTTTCTCACACACATTGACAACATCTGCCAAGTATCCTTGGCTTATGTTGTATCTACGTTCAGATGCAGTGGAAGGATTTAACGGCGGTTACCATTATAGTGGCCGTGGCATCATGACTAAG TTGCCAGAGTCTCCAAACTTCAAGGTAAAATTGACACTTGATGTCAAGCGTGGAGGAGGACCAAACAGTCAATTTTATCTCCTTGATATAGGTAGCTGTTGGAAGAACAATGGAAAGCTGTGTGATGGTGATACTCTGACAGATGTGACTAGATACAGTGAGATGATCATTAACCCAGCTACCACAAGCTGGTGTCGCCCAGATAATCTTGTTTCATGCCCACCTTACCATGTTAGTCCTACTGGTGAAATAATATATAGAAATGACACTTCTCGCTTTCCATATTCTGCTTATCATCTCTACTGCTGCCCTGGGAATGCTGAACATCTGGAGAAACCATATGACATTTGCGATCCATATAGCAATCCGCAAGCGCAGGAATTGGTACAAATTCTTCCACATCCTGAATGGGCAGTGCATGGCTATCCTGAAAAGCAGGGAGATGGATGGGTTGGGGACGCTAGAACTTGGGTGCTTGATGCTGGGGCCCTCTCCAATCGGTTATACTTCTACCAG GATCCAGGCACAGAACGAGCAAGGCGTGTGTGGACTTCCCTTAATGTTGGTACGGAAATTTATGGTAGCCAAAATGGGGAAACTGCAGAATGGACTGTAAGTGATTTTGATGTACTGATTCCGAAAGGGGATACATATGATAGCGCTTACTGA